ACAGCGTATATTGCGTTACTGCCAATCCGATACCTTTACTTTACCGGAACTCAAATATATGCTGATGGATTTGCTGGCAGGAGGGCAAGCACATCATGATCAATCTTCTGTAAACTCACCCATGCGTATGCCGCGACCCGGTGATCGGGATTGGAACGGTGGGTATGGTGGAAGAATGAATTCTGCGGATCAAGGAAGTATGGGAGATCATTATGGACAATCGTCGTCTGTTGCGAATGGTAATGACATGAATGGTAGGTATAGCAGTCAAGCGGCTTCTTATGGTATGTCAGCAGAAAGAGGAAATGACGCTCCTTTGTCAGCTTCCATGAATTCTCGTACAATCCATCAAGCCGGACATCCTGCTGCTCATGGATCATCCATACCACACGCAGCATCCCATACTAAATCCGGCTTTCCTGAAGCAGAAAAAAAACGCTCGTTATTGGCATTTGGTAAAAAGAAGGAAAGCTCAGCAGGGAGTTTGAATATCCAGCCCGACACAGGAGATATGGAAACTGAACCTTCAAAGTTGCCTTCCGCTTATCGAACGTATGTATTGGCTGGCGGCGCGCTGCTGGTTGCTATGATCTGGCGTTACGGTTATATGGAGCATGCCAATGATATGATGCTGTACGGATGCGGTGCATTGACGATTGCTACACTGTTGACCATTTATATGATTATCAAAGGGAAAATCGCAATTGGTAAAACGTCAAAAGCTGCAGAAGATACGTCTACGGCTATGCCATCGAAGCCAGCAGTCTCATTGTTTGGCAAAAAGAAACAACATAACGATGAAGCGAATCAGGAAGCATGGCGCTGGCAACCGGAGCTTGCTGGTCAGTCCGCAGCCGCAATGTCGGCAACTCATAAAGGGAATGCGGGCTACCCGACATCGATTCCTGCTGCTGGAAATGTACGAAGCGGCAATCAAGCATCTGATCGTTCGATGGAACAAGCTTTTCAGCGTGAGCAAAGTGCAGCAGAGCTTTTCGGTCGGTCAGCGGCTGCCGATGCTTCACAGCGCGGCAATGAATTCAAAGTAGGCAATGTTTATGGTGGGCAGCAGCCTACAGATTTCTCGGTTATAAACAATAACCAAACGTATCAATCTGACTCTTCGCAGTCAGCAGCTGGACAAGGATTTAGAGGAGGTCAACCTAATGACTATGCAGAGCAGCATTCTATCCATACACCGCAGCCTTCATACGCAGCACAGCATTCCAACAATCATGCCAATCCATCTGGCTTTGATCAATCCGAACAATCTATGCAAATAAACAATACACCCACGCAGAGTTTATCCTCGCATATGGCAACGGTATTTCTGGATGATCTGGAACCACAGTCTCATGAGGAACAATCAGTCTTTCGTGGATATTTGGAACGGCGTGAAGCAAATGGGCATTCCATTGAAACGATCCGTCTTGGAGCGGGGAGTTTTATTATTGGACGAGCAGATGACGGTGTTCATTATCACGAAAAGTCAGTAGGAACATCCCGCAATCACGTTGAACTTGAAGTGCGCAACGGACAAGTGATGATCAAGGATCTAAGCTCGCGCAATGGAACCATATTGAACGGCGAAGCATTGATTCCTTACAAAGCGTATCCGATTCAAAATGGCGATTCCTTCAAAGTAGCCAAAGCGATGTATACATTGCGTCTGGACATGTAGCTGCTGAACGTATAG
The DNA window shown above is from Paenibacillus sp. JQZ6Y-1 and carries:
- a CDS encoding DUF6382 domain-containing protein; amino-acid sequence: MSTTLTQDFIQDGKTFMVIQREEGFQHSDLSRTQSGMMLSSRIRGILQLHLHEVNLQAQLRYDITGKRMLKHCLQSEMIGIAEYFGLLLQLVTTLEESSQYMLSLSNYVLDEDYMFVEGSLQAGKLFLTYIPCTVMLTEEPVQQQIGKLASHWMTAVRELSGNDVQRILRYCQSDTFTLPELKYMLMDLLAGGQAHHDQSSVNSPMRMPRPGDRDWNGGYGGRMNSADQGSMGDHYGQSSSVANGNDMNGRYSSQAASYGMSAERGNDAPLSASMNSRTIHQAGHPAAHGSSIPHAASHTKSGFPEAEKKRSLLAFGKKKESSAGSLNIQPDTGDMETEPSKLPSAYRTYVLAGGALLVAMIWRYGYMEHANDMMLYGCGALTIATLLTIYMIIKGKIAIGKTSKAAEDTSTAMPSKPAVSLFGKKKQHNDEANQEAWRWQPELAGQSAAAMSATHKGNAGYPTSIPAAGNVRSGNQASDRSMEQAFQREQSAAELFGRSAAADASQRGNEFKVGNVYGGQQPTDFSVINNNQTYQSDSSQSAAGQGFRGGQPNDYAEQHSIHTPQPSYAAQHSNNHANPSGFDQSEQSMQINNTPTQSLSSHMATVFLDDLEPQSHEEQSVFRGYLERREANGHSIETIRLGAGSFIIGRADDGVHYHEKSVGTSRNHVELEVRNGQVMIKDLSSRNGTILNGEALIPYKAYPIQNGDSFKVAKAMYTLRLDM